The following DNA comes from Augochlora pura isolate Apur16 chromosome 6, APUR_v2.2.1, whole genome shotgun sequence.
caattattttcggaGACAAGTCTTACACCTGCGGTCCTCCAGGgaaacgttaattaaaattctcattCGCGTTTTCTGCCGGAATCGGAACGTTTCGAGGGATTCCTTTCGCTTTTTACCGGCTAAACGGGTGATTGTTTAATTGCAAACCAACCGGTGGAAGGATTAAAGTGACAGCGGCTTTCCGCGAatctttattcgaacgagGAAATAAAGATTTGCTTACCTTCCCTTTCCCAACAGGTTAATCCACATTGTTGTCGAATCGAATGCCGAACAAGCAGCTTATCAGAAAgggaaaaaggaaaggaaagagcCGATTGACTAAAAAGATACAACAGAAGATAAAAGAGAGTAGCACAGCAGaatcgagaaacgagaaattGTGGCCGAAAACGTGTGCTGGCCAACGAAGtcgtggaaaatataaattactaatcATAGTGGAAGGAGTTCGATGGAGTATCGCATGGAATTCCAAACGACTTTCGTCCAGGATAACGATCGGTAATCAAGAAAGCGAGGAGATTCTGCTGGGTGCTTGAGAGCCACCCGGTGTGCAACCGGTGATTATCATTCTATTAGATCTCGGTGCCGCAATCCGGCAAGTTTGTCTAGTTTTTAAGACAAATGGCGCATTGCGTGCACGAGGCAGGCGCAGTGCACTGGTTAAACTGGGAGAGTACGAGCGAAGAAACTTGAAAAGCGGATTTTCCTATCTCGTGATCGCGTTTCGACGAATCCCCCGCGGTTCCCGGAACCACGAAATACGACGGAATGCCACGAAATACTACGGGATACTATGAAATGCCATGGAATCCTTTAAAATCACAGCCCGCGTTTCCGGTAACGCAAATTTCTGGGCAGCACCGGCTggatgtatatgtatatagccCGGCGTTGTTGATCGCGAGAATAATTCAACGAGGGAAGACCTCCCGACGAAAATTGTTATCATCCATTTCGGAAATGGAACCGGAAACGCGCGAcgtgttttattgtttcacgGCTCTCCCGGCAAATAAAAAagaccgggggggggggggggtggaaaaACTGGGTGAACCCTCGGGCACACAGCCATCCTTCATTTACAAACAAAGGTTCAACGGAAAAAGTTTTCCAACCGAGGACAATGGAagcggaggaaaaaaaaacctgTTCCGACGGTTCTCGTTTTTCCGATCGTtatgaatgaaatttcgtGATTTCAATTTCGCGGCCCCCGGTCGCCAAAGGAGCCCATTCGGAATCCCCTCGAACCCCGGCGAATTAAATCCAGACTTgagtgaaaatatttgaactgAGAAATACGAATTATTTGCGAATACTTGTTCCTCTCAACTGTGACGCGTACACTGCATTTGaagttgcaattattttctgtattcaaCGAATCGTATCGACGTAATGCCGATTGAAATAgtgcatttattatacaaatatataataactagactgcggatttttaagtTCATCCTTTAATtcgtttctaaattttttaaaatctttcttctatttgaatatttaacggTTTAGTAAATACGCATCTGAGTAATGCAgatgttatttgaaaatatgatcGGTGTCGCgcagtcgccattcgagtgtaaagggttgatTTATCAATGGTAGAGTAAGAGCGACGACGTATCGCGGATCCgggatatatttttgtttatcggTGCGCCGGATCGCGATAAATCTTTCATGGAAGAATTACGAGTTTAAGAAGTTGTGTGCTCTGGTTTTCAGGTCCGTTCAACTGAGGGCAAAGGGGAGCAAAACGTGGCGGATTCGGTGACCCCTCTCGGCTGTGACCACAGGCGCACAGGGAATTAGGGCAAGGAAATGcgtgaatataaaatagtggtGTTGGGCAGTGGAGGTGTAGGCAAGTCCGCACTCACTGTCCAGTTCGTTCAAGGAATCTTCGTCGAGAAGTACGACCCGACGATCGAGGACAGTTACCGGAAACAGGTCGAGGTCGACGGTCAACAATGTATGTTAGAAATCCTAGACACAGCCGGAACGGTGAGTTTTACACACGCTCATTTTTCTCTAACAATGCTTCTCTAATCGGCCTGCGAAACTACGACCAGTCGATTCAGTCAATTGCGTTGTTGTTTGAACTTTGCTCGGAGAATCGTGATACTTTTTCTCCGATCCATCCAAGCATTTTGATTGACTCAGTATTaccaatataaaataataaaaataataactaataacaattgttatcataataataatcactTTGAGTCACTAaagcaaatatttatcgtagAAGTTTTCGTATTCGACAACTGACTGGATCAATTCGAAGTTTCGCAATTTTGTCGAGTCTCAACTTTGGAGAAGTTGGCAGGGTGGTAACGGAAGACGATTTGTTTGTCCAGGAACAATTCACAGCCATGAGGGACCTTTACATGAAGAACGGGCAGGGCTTCATCCTAGTTTACTCGATAACGGCGCAGTCTACTTTCAACGACTTGCAGGACCTCAGGGAACAAATCCTGCGGGTGAAGGACACAGATGACGTACCGATGGTGTTGGTGGGCAACAAGTGCGACTTAGAAGACGAGAGGGTAGTGGGCAAAGAGCAGGGCGTCAACCTTGCCCGACAATTTAACTGTGCGTTCATGGAGACCTCTGCCAAAGccaaaattaatgttatcgATGTGAGTACAATGCTTTGGCCCTTTGTCTCCGCGAGACCCTCGCCGAGGCAGATTGAAATCTGAATCGAGTACCATTTGATCCAGCTGTGACCATCGAAAGGCCCCCGCATAGTTTTCTCCTAGGATACTATTATTCTGCAGTCCCATTGCTTCCCGACCAATTTCTTCTTCGCCTTCACAGTTGCTCACGAAATTGATCGTGAACCatcgattgaatttttatgcaaaataaaaactgtctgcattaattgcaagatacagCAGcaacttctttattttttagagGACTAAAGGCATTTCAGCACCTCAATGTATTATCTTTAgtctattaaaatgattaaaggaaGAATTAACTTCCTACGCGTGTTTTTGCTCAATGTGATTgattcagacaatttttattttgcagaaagtTCCGCAGCCTAGCGATCGGTTTCATGATTCACTGGGTTTCTCAAAGATTACACTCACGGCCCCTTAATCTGTCACTGTGGGACACTGTTCGGATAGTATAACGCTGAAACAGTGGTTCCACGGACGATATATCCAGGCAGAGTAGCGGAGTCATTCGACTATCGCGACGAGTTCGTAAAAAACACTGGCGTGCTGTTACCAAATAACAGTAGTCTGTTCAGGAGGCCATTGTTGGTTGACAATTAGCGTGACGTGTGGGAGTTCAAGACCGTTACGAAGGCCGAGATATTCTAATTGAATGTGGGAATGCAATCGCCTAAGTGTGGGAGTTGCACTCCAGGCCGCGTGCAGCAGGATTCTCAGCTTCTAGCGTGTAACGTTTGACACGCAGCTCGTAGATAACTAACTGCTTTGGAACATAATCATCtccgcgagaaaaattcgttttcaTGAATTTCGAAGGTCGTtgccgaaaaaattctaagccagcaaaatgataataacaatgattCTCTCTATCTTTACTGTTACTCCCATTGATATTCTTACCGATGACCTAGTTGTGACAGAAGTTACGAGGGTTAATGTTTTCGCAAATAAAACTATGCGATTCGAACACTGCCCCATTGTAGTGGATGtagaaatgaaaagagaagTTTTTTCGATACCAGCTCACTGTTTCCGGGTTCGCGGAGCACCGGTACGATGTAGAATCCGTGATTCACGGAGATtctatggaaaattatttactggAATTGTCGTTTCGAGACTGGCCTCCTGTTGCAGGGACTTCGACTGAAAATATTACCACCTCGAGGACGTTTCCTCGTGAAAGGGTGTGTTCTTCTCTCTTTGCGAATCCTCGGCAAACCACGCAGGCAAATGCTTCTGAATGAAACCGGCTTTCCCCCCTCTCTACCCCGAAACAAACattcgtctttctctctcctctacATTTGATTACTTTTGTCGTGCCCGTCCTCCGAAAGTGCAATCCAGCTGTGTAATTGGAGCACGGTTTTCTTGACGGCTTTGAATGAGGCTGTGaatcgcacgcgcgcgcgcggcccttGTTTCAAGCACGACGATACGCGCTAATTATTTGGCTTGGATAAAGCGAGGAGgaacgaaaaattgaaagtttcATCGGTCGCAATTAGTGGTCCACTTTAACGGTCGTTCGGGAGACAATCGCAGCCGCTGGAATCGATAACAGTCTGCCGATAGTATAGAAAACCATCCCCGCCTCCCGAACGTCAGATCATTAttcgaaaatcaatttaatttgcatCCAGCCACCGGCAGCATCCTCGAAACGAATTGTGGTCTTGATTCTTCGCAGAGAGATTTTCAAAGACGGTTGTTAATCATCCCCGTAATTAAAGGTGTCTACCGACGCCTCCCTCCAGTTCCAACGCAACTTATAATTGGACCGTGAGACTTTAGAAAGATTCACTTTGTTATGGATAGTTTCAAAGAAGCAGGAATTTCAATCGTTCACTGTTGCATTCTATTCGAATcgacaaatgaaaattcaatcaTTCAGCGTTGCATCCTATTTGAAtcgacaaatgaaaattaattttacttttcagTGTTCTTATTGACCAAAATCTGCATTGTTCACTTATCGCAGACGTTCAACTAATAAAGAACTGGAATATCGTAGATTCGTGTAGTCGATGCTCTACTATATCATAAAGAAGTTGAGCTAATTATTAGTTTAGCTTTCTCAGTATTCATGGTTTTTGTTCAGTGGATGAACTCGTTGTTCACAACCCCTCGATGATCGTAGCGTTTCCCTCGTGGTAACCCAGTTCTCGAAAGCTGTCCCCCTCTCACTTGGTCAAAAACCGGAAACATCGTTAATGACCAATGTTTAACGGCTGCTTGCAGATCTTCTATGACCTGGTTCGGCAAATCAACAAAAAGTCACCAGAGAAAAAGCTGaagcaaaaaaagaaatcgctGTGCCTACTTCTGTAAAGTAGGGGACGTAGTAGAAGCGCCCATACTCTCCTGCGTGGacaagaaaggaagaaagaaaggaaggaatgaaagaaagaaggaaggaagggaagaaggaaaggaaaaagaaacaagGGTAAAGGAAGCGAATCATAGAACCGGAAATACCAGTGGTGTAGAGGAgtgggaggaggaggaggacaaCAGGGGTTCCAGGCGACTACCGAGCAAACACTAGCGACAAGGTGGAAGGGGGCTGAACGGAATCATAAGTAAATAGAGGCAGACACAGTGTGGAACGGACACGGGGAGTACACATAGTCGTAGAACACCCGGAACAGAAAGGTGACAATGACGAGAAGATCTGGGAGAGAAGGCGACGGGAAAGAAGGATGACAGAGAGAGTACGGGGAGGAGGGTGGAAGAGACAGCGAGGAAAAACTAATAATGTTGTATATACGTTGGTCCCGGGGTGGCTCGTGTGCACGCGCAAACACAGGCGCACAAAGAGTTTTAGTGTTAACGAGACCCCGTGGCATCGGTTATCCTTGTAGGCGTTTTGCattaaacaagaaaaaaagcaAGTAAATGATtatgataatgatgatgaatatgaatatgaagatgatgatgatgatgatgatgagatgatgatgatgatgacgatgatgctgatgatgatgatgatgatgatgctgatgatgatgatgatgatggcGATGATGGTAATGATGATGGAGTGGACGGTAGATGAAGAGGATGAGGCGGCAGAAGAGGaggaaaaggagaagaagcAGGCAGAAGAAGAATctgattaattaatgatagtatataaatatatatatatatatataaatatataaatatatttaggaGAAAAGGATGGAaaaagcaaaaagaaaatgtttggaCGTGCGCGTGCGCAGGCCACCAGCCCCCATGCATCGCCCGCCGCGCACCTCTctcttatatataatataataattatacatagacggtacacacacacacacacgacgattattattactattattattattattaattattatcaaagcATCAAAATATTCATAAGTTATATCAACCGTTTGTTTCTCGAACAATATATGTTTTTTCTATATCTCTCCGTATtaaagcaaataataaaaaatctctcagtgaatgttaacaaaaaaaaatttatgaaaaaaaaataataacgaaaagcCCAGGCTGGTGGTTGTCCTCCTTGCTTCTACACCAGACGTCTCCCATTTCCCTTGCCACTGTACTCCAAACGACGGGCTGAGTGGTTTAAAACAGttggaatttttcttttcctccaTAGCTTCGTTATGGAGGAAATCCTATAAATTAGCTTTCAATCATCGTAGActgtatttaaacaatttcctctACAAtgtagtctctctctcttcttcttcgattAACCGACTATTCGGTGAATGTACTGCGAATTAGAAGCGTCCGTAGAAAATCGTGACGCTACGGTCTGATCGCTATAAATCGATCTTGAAAGACTGCAGTCTGCATTTAAACCATTCAGGCGATCCCGATTGCATCGATTCTCGATGACGGGCGTTTCGGTTGTATTCGCGTCGGCTCCTACCCCCGATGTCCGTATgttaacaaaatgtttatgcACCGGCAGGCCTTTCCTACACGCGAATGAGTCACCGAGAGATCTCCGTTAGTTCGGTAGAAGACTCGGCGGAGGAACCAGGACTATCTAAGCAGGACTGAGAACTTGTAAAGTAGCTAATCGAGGAAAAAGTGTACAATAGATGTCAGCAGCACACAAAGGAGCCACTcgtgtacatatacatatatatcaaaatatatccCCCAGTTGACCAACGTCCGCAAGAAGCCCCATCGAGCATGTACAAAGAAAGAGATCCTACAACAGCCTAGAGATCGTCTACCAAACGAGACGGCAGCGCATTGTTGCTATCGCGAGGCCGCCGATAGCGATCCCGTTGGGGCTTGCAACCCTCCACGTGGCGGCGCCACTGGTCACATTGCAGCAGTTGTCCATCGCCTCCTGGAGCAGCCTGGGGTAGTACTCGTTCCAGAAGTCGAGCGCCTTGTAATCGACGTCGTTGCCGTCGCTCATGTCGATGTTCCTGTCGATGATCAGGATCCCGGGCTTCTCCTCGGTGTACGGCTCCCATTTATTGTTCGTGAGCGAGGGGTTGCCCGACCTGGCGAAGCTTGCCAGCATCATGATCATCACCTCGGCCATCTGTTTGTCGCCGAAGTTCCATTGGATCGAGGTGCCGGGGACCAGGGGCAGGCCCCAGACGAACGGCAGCTCGAACATGTGAGGGACACCGACCCACTCGGGCACGTCGTTGGTGATGTACTGGGTCTTGGGCCGGTAGTCGAACCTGTAGACGAACGCGGGCTTCTCGCTGCCGACCTTCCCGGCCAGCAGAGTCAGCCCGGCGGCGAAGTTCTTCTCGGTTTGCAGGTCCAGATACCTGTCCCGAAGGACGCTCTGGTTCTTGCTCGGCGGATGCGGCTTGTAGAAGAACAGAACCGCGTCGGCCACCGTCTCGGGCTTGGACTCGCAGGTCGAGTTGTCCTCCATGCACGAGATCGCCGAGAGGAACTCGTCGGTGATCAGCATCTCGAACTTGCTCGAGGACAGCTTGCCGTCCGGGTTGCCTTTGCCCAGCGACTCCATGTACGCCAGGGACTGCTCGTTCTTGGTGTATCCGACCAGCAATGGCACGCTGTTTAGCTGACCGCTGTCCAGAGCGTCCCGGGGATGCATCGGCAGGAACGGCTCCGTCTGGTTGTTCGTCTCGGCGTCTACTATCGGTCCCCACGTCTCGATGTCCGAGGACTCCTTCACCAGGATGCCGACGTCCACTCGGCGAAGACACTCCATCAACGCAGACGTCGGACGCCGGTAGCACCCGAATTTCTCGGCGATGATGTCTACCACCGGTAGTTCCGCCCGAGGCGAACCCACCGAGCTGATCGCGTCACCGCTCATGGCGATCGCCTTCGAGAACTTGCCCTTGCTCATCGGACTAATCAGATGCAGGCCCACGCTGATCGCGCCGGAACTGTGCCCGTAAATCACCACGTTCGACGGAGACCCGTTGAAGTACTGGATGTTCTTCTGCACCCAGTCCAACGCCGCGATCTGGTCCAACATACCGTAGTTCCCGGGCGCCTCCGGGTCCGTCGTCGTAAAGTAGCCCAGGATGTTCAGCCGATAGGCCACCGTGACCACTAGCACCTAGAACCGGTTGCGTAGCCGTTAATCGTAGAGTTTAAGATAGATCCTTCGAATGGGGCGCGGGAGGCTCTCCTACCACGCTGTCCAACGATTTTCAAGCTTCCGCGTTCTGCTAACCGACCAGACGATTACCGAGAAAGAACGTCCGAGATAACATTCTTGTACACGAGAACGCCAAGAGAATCCGGTaatagattgcggatctttgtgcaatATAAATACGATCTTGATTAGAAAAGTCTATTAAATGTAAGTTTAAATAGTATCTCTTCGTCTTAATGATTTCTACTAAATTCAGAAGAATGTGGGAACACCCTTATCTGTTTCTAACGTGTTTGCAGTTCGATATTGTGCTTGCTCGTTTCAatcataaacgcataaagtCCGCAGTCTAGTACATTAGACTATGTTGCCCGAGGGCTGTTAGAGAAGAACGATCTGCGAGAATCCTCTGTTGATTAGCAAAAATGCGAATAGGATGTTGGCCAGCGTTATTGTTAAAGTTGAGGAGTTCCAACGAGCTCGTTCGGTAAATTAGTCTAGATAATGGTCCGAGTAGATCGAACGAGGATCAAACTAACGAATATCGACAATTTAGGAATTACAAAACTCGTACTGCTCGCTGACGACCACGAACCAGTCAGTGTCCAGTTAGCATTTACTCGAGAACCCCGTGGTGTCATTCCGTGTTCTATCATAGATTTTCCAACATGCTACGAATTACTTGTTCCGGATAGCGTATTTATAGTATGGAGTGTTTCCAACCGAGAATAAAGCATTTACAAAAAGGAGAGACAATCATTTTATCCGAGCTTGATTCTCTTTAGAATTGTAAGGTATCTGAGGAGCTCGACTCGCTTCTGTATGTAGCACACGCGCGTACGtctctttcttattttttttttaacgaagctCGTGTTAAGAATCTTTCTTCGTGAACGAAGAACGGCCATCGTATTTGCATTTACAGCCGCGCATAAAGCATGCATCGCACAGATGGTACCGTAATGCGATTCCAAAGGTTGAATTTACCTTGGCTCGAACCGGCACGCAAGAAACACCCTAATCCCGTTCGATTTTCTGTCGACTTTCACCGTTCGGCTCATCGATTACGGATCGACGGCTCGCTTTCCGGGAATCGCCGTCACGATTGTAAGAAAATGTGATTTACCTTCTGCTTGTTGACGAAAACCGTCGCGTCCCAAATGGCGGGCGTGCCGGTGTTGAAGTCACCCCCGTGGAACCACACCATCACCGGCCATCCGTCGTCTGGTTTGTTTCCTGCGGAcaaaatcgatcgattcgataaaatttcatcgaatctCCATCGAGCCGTCGGGGGCTCCTTAAATATTCCTCGAGGTTGCTTAATATTTCGTTACTCGGTTCCAGAGGCAAGATGAGAATAGAACCCGATCGATCACGCATTctgattaaaaagaaaacctGCCAACGAAGAGAGGCGACCGGCCACTGGAACTCGAGCAATTCATGGACTCGCGTTCACACTAAATGAGCCTGCATCCCCGGTTCCGGTTGCACCGGCGAATCGATCGCGACACCATTTGCATAGTGTTATCCCTTGCTCGCCATGAGACAATCGCTTACAGGGTTCTTCGAAGCCTCGGCGACCAGATCCGAAGCTCGAAGAAAATTCAACGACCAAATTAAATGTGGAATAGAAGCAAGAACAGCGGAGATCAGCAGGAGAAAACTATTGTCAACCTAGACAAGGATTTACCTATGTTCTCCGGTAATTGctttagtttttaaaattataatttccaaGATTCTCTTCAAGAAGAGGTCAATAATCGGATATTACTTTCCTATCGTTACCACtagaataataacaataaaaattgtctatgtTAACTGCATAACACAGAAGtgtaataagaatatatttcttcttttaacagTTTccattaattgataataatataacagttttcttaaattcttttgataCCATTCAGCCGACCAATCATCAATCAGTCGACTGGGACAGCGAGTAAAAGGGATCGACATTCACGAtggataaaacaatttcaccgAGGGTGATTTTTACGGTGAGTCGCCGGGAACCCCCGCGGTGGTCggattgaataattaatttcggcgAATTCTTCAGCGTCACTGACTCGGTTTTTGAAGCTTGCCAAGGTCGAGGAGATCTAGGTTATTTCACGGTGGGACGCTTTAGATGGCGGCGATATAGAGGCCCGCCAACAGGAAGTACGGGGCTGGTTTTGGTTATCGGCCGGCGATGGTGTCCGAGACGTCTCGGAATAGTTTTCCCGGGATCCACCCACGCGGCGACAATTTATTAGTGGTTTATCGCGATCTCGGTCTCCTCTGCTACCACGGTCCTCCGAGCTGACAAATAGTTTCGGGCTATTACCTTTCGTTTGGTGACGGCGGAACAAGCTCCCCGCGAGATCTGGGTCAGAACCGGGCACATTCTTCCGGACAGGTACACGGCCCCCGAGATTTATGCGATTTAAGTATCGGACGCCGATCTATCTCGTTCTCAGGGAGGCGTCGGGGCCTTCCGCCGCGATAAATGCTCCGAAACATGGTATTCGCGTATCAATTAGCTCTTAAAAGACAGCCGCGCCGATTACTCAGACTACCCCTGTTGATCTACAATACAGGTCGTACCAAATTATAGTTACAGCTCGTCCAAGCGATTCTTCCGCAGTCGCTGTccgagtaaaaataaatcggaCTAGACTTGATCGCGTGGAAGATGATGCGTCGATGGGAGAGAAAAATTCTGGCGAATCAGGACAGATCGGATTCGGCacgcgaaagaaagaaaagaaagccAGCGACACGGGTAAGCAAGAGGGGGTGGTTTCGTGACCGACCTCACCGGTATCTTAACATCTCGACCGACCCTAAAAGATCGCGTGCCACGGCGTGCGCCAGTTACTGCTACTCTTACTCCTTGGTTGTTTCTATGTATATCGACCGGGTGTCGGCCGAAGGGGATCGGGCACGATTTCCCGATTCACCTGTCCCTTTTCCTGTTTTCCGACCCCATGCTCCCACGTGACACCGCCGCTCGACCGCCTCGCATTCTCCATTCAGCCAGCAAGATCTCCGCGGCGTCTGTGCGGATCAATCAAATGTCAACGACACGATTCCTCCGGCAGTTTCTGTGCCAAACGATTCTTTCGTGTCAACCGCTTTGCCTACCGGAAACCAATTAATAGATTCTTCAGTGACTCTGCCGAAAATGCTTTCGTGATTGTTTTCTGGATAACAAGTCGAGCGATATTACATATTGATTCGCGAACGAAATTGCTGcggatttataaataagacaGGATTCGAAGAGCGAAATTCGGGCGGGACACTGTACGCGAGGGATGAAGTTTTCTTATATTACAATTCTGCAAACTTTAGAGACTCTTTCATGGAAAATACTTGGATCAAttgcgttatttatattagtttttatcTAACTTATGTCCCACGGAAacggtaaattattattattatgaaaaaactGTATAGAGCAGGAACAAAGTACCATGCTTCGTTAGTCACATTTCGAAAAGGTCGCGCCAGCTAACTGGTTCTGTCGTCGCCGACTGATGAAGCGTTAATCGAAGTTGAATGGTAATTTCGTTGCTCCGTCGCAGGTTCTAAATAAAGCGGGTGCATCATTAAGCATTTTTTCCGTCACCCTGCCCGCGGCACGATCGTtcgaaatgttataaaattcctGTGAATCATTTCTGctgttttcttttcgttaGAGTCGCAGTTCCTGCCGGCGAGATCTCGAACAGGGAGACTTCGATAGCGGGAGAGACGCCACGATGAACGAGCTGATCTACGTGTCCAGCAAGGTCGCCGGAAGCGAACTATACCGTCGGAGCTAGCAGCTTTTAGTTAATCGCTGTGAAACACCCTGAACGTTGTACTTTTCTTAATTATCTGTCACAAAATCGTTCTAATCGTACGCCATTGGACGATACCATCGTctcgatataataattgcgCCGCTTGCTATTTCGAGTGGGCGCCGTTCTCGACCCATATCCGGCGctcataaaaattgcaacgtGATAATCGAGCCGGTGAAGGTCATCGAAGATCGTCTTATAGCAGGTGAAATTATAACGTGAAACTTTTATCCCCGGGAGTATCGTGCGACGTCGATCATAGTCAGGTTTTCTTCGTGTTAACGAGGACTTTGTGGGCTCCCGGCCAGACccggataaaaatatttcataaagtaGTCGAAATAGTTCGTGAGCGTACTCTTGCTTCGACGGAACAATGTTCCAAGATTGATTCGACGTCAGATAGATAAGTACAGGCTTTGgaaatagttatttatgaTATGCGGTAAAGAAACTTactgattgaaataattagttCTGGAAATAATCATTTGAAGTACTCTATACTTATTATACGTTTATAAAGTCAATGAGACATTTCaactactattttattaagtataaaaataaattaccatttcgttgaatacagaaataaatgactATTTCAAACGAAACATGTATAACATAATTGTGAGAAATAGTATCTTCAAATACCTGTACTCcttgcttaaaatatttttacccgGATCAGCTTTCCGTGAGCGAAGACACGATCCTAGCTCGGTGCGCGATGGATGCGACCGGGACGTCTGGATTGCGATCTCCAGATCCAGGAGAGTATAAAACTTCGATAATGTTTCGATATTGATTCGTTTCGCCGTAGAACCGGCATCTGCAGACCTTCGAGCCGACTTTTATGACTCACGACAGTCTGAGACATCCAAGATTAGTACGAAATGATGCCCGTAATGCCGGCATTAGCCCAGTCCTTCACCGACATCCTCAAACTGCGAGATTTACGTAGTCCCGGCACGCAGGCCCGGCATTTATTGTCAATCGAGGAGAATTGGAGCAGGAAATTACTGCGGATATGgaattattgttaatcgtAGAGTGGACCGGCGAGCATAATTAGGGCCCGCTCCTTGCGATTAGGCCATGCCGGATCAATATCCTGTGACCTACGGACGCAGGTGCGCTAACAATTAAGTTTAAACGTTTCCCGCAAAAATGAGCACCCAAACTTAAAATCAATCGTTGAAATCGATTCCTCGACACCAAATGAAGCTAACATCTTTGCAGTTTCTTTCCACGATTCCTCGTTCTCGAGAAAAGCGGGAAGCTCGCTATagtgtaacaaataaaatggcgTCGGCAATCGCGCGCGCCGGAGACTTTGTAAACGTTTTCCCAGCGAATGAAACGCCTTgtatcgttttataaaaatatcttc
Coding sequences within:
- the LOC144470713 gene encoding carboxylesterase 5A, coding for MKCPAWLVLALFPQLFAGIPVTRSQRTHARQGLGREQPVVNIPDQGSVAGKEVLMNRPPKVIQYLGIPYAKPPVRGLRFRAPVTENLPSWNGIRNATQFAPSCQQVTNRLKLHEKLYQRLLPTDQPELEVSEDCLYLNIFMPGGNKPDDGWPVMVWFHGGDFNTGTPAIWDATVFVNKQKVLVVTVAYRLNILGYFTTTDPEAPGNYGMLDQIAALDWVQKNIQYFNGSPSNVVIYGHSSGAISVGLHLISPMSKGKFSKAIAMSGDAISSVGSPRAELPVVDIIAEKFGCYRRPTSALMECLRRVDVGILVKESSDIETWGPIVDAETNNQTEPFLPMHPRDALDSGQLNSVPLLVGYTKNEQSLAYMESLGKGNPDGKLSSSKFEMLITDEFLSAISCMEDNSTCESKPETVADAVLFFYKPHPPSKNQSVLRDRYLDLQTEKNFAAGLTLLAGKVGSEKPAFVYRFDYRPKTQYITNDVPEWVGVPHMFELPFVWGLPLVPGTSIQWNFGDKQMAEVMIMMLASFARSGNPSLTNNKWEPYTEEKPGILIIDRNIDMSDGNDVDYKALDFWNEYYPRLLQEAMDNCCNVTSGAATWRVASPNGIAIGGLAIATMRCRLVW
- the Rap1 gene encoding RAS oncogene family member Rap1, whose product is MREYKIVVLGSGGVGKSALTVQFVQGIFVEKYDPTIEDSYRKQVEVDGQQCMLEILDTAGTEQFTAMRDLYMKNGQGFILVYSITAQSTFNDLQDLREQILRVKDTDDVPMVLVGNKCDLEDERVVGKEQGVNLARQFNCAFMETSAKAKINVIDIFYDLVRQINKKSPEKKLKQKKKSLCLLL